One segment of Leeia aquatica DNA contains the following:
- the rplK gene encoding 50S ribosomal protein L11, producing the protein MAKKIVGLIKLQVPAGKANPSPPIGPALGQRGLNIMEFCKAFNAATQKLEPGLPIPVVITAYADKSFTFIMKTPPATTLIKKAIGLQKGSSKPHTDKVGKLTRAQAEEIAKTKMPDLTAADLDAAVRCIAGSARSMGVEMEG; encoded by the coding sequence GTGGCAAAGAAAATTGTTGGCTTGATCAAGCTGCAAGTGCCCGCTGGTAAAGCAAACCCGTCGCCGCCGATCGGTCCGGCACTGGGTCAGCGTGGTCTGAACATCATGGAATTCTGCAAGGCCTTTAACGCCGCAACGCAGAAGCTGGAACCGGGTCTGCCGATTCCGGTGGTGATTACCGCCTACGCGGACAAGTCCTTCACGTTCATCATGAAGACGCCGCCGGCCACCACCCTGATCAAGAAGGCCATTGGCCTGCAAAAGGGCAGCTCCAAGCCGCATACCGACAAGGTGGGCAAGCTGACCCGTGCTCAGGCTGAAGAAATCGCCAAGACCAAAATGCCGGACCTGACTGCTGCCGATCTGGACGCAGCGGTTCGTTGTATCGCTGGCAGCGCCCGTTCCATGGGCGTGGAAATGGAGGGCTGA
- the nusG gene encoding transcription termination/antitermination protein NusG translates to MAMRWYVVHAYSGFEKSVQRALQDKISRSELQDQFGRILVPVEEVVEVKGGHKSITERKFFPGYVLVEMEMSDQTWHLVKSTPKVTGFVGGTATRPAPISQKEVDEILHQMQEGVEKPKPKILFEVGEAVRVTEGPFTDFNGSVEEVNYDKSKLRVSVTIFGRATPVELDFTQVEKI, encoded by the coding sequence ATGGCAATGCGCTGGTATGTCGTGCACGCCTATTCCGGTTTTGAGAAGAGTGTGCAGCGCGCTCTGCAGGACAAGATTTCCCGCAGCGAGTTGCAAGACCAGTTTGGTCGCATTCTGGTGCCGGTGGAAGAAGTGGTGGAAGTCAAGGGCGGCCACAAGAGCATCACCGAGCGCAAGTTTTTCCCGGGCTATGTGCTGGTCGAGATGGAGATGAGCGACCAAACTTGGCACTTGGTGAAGAGCACGCCGAAGGTGACCGGCTTTGTGGGTGGCACGGCGACGCGCCCGGCCCCGATCAGCCAGAAGGAAGTGGACGAAATCCTGCATCAGATGCAGGAAGGTGTGGAGAAACCGAAGCCGAAGATCCTGTTTGAAGTGGGTGAGGCGGTTCGGGTGACCGAAGGCCCGTTCACCGATTTCAATGGTTCGGTGGAAGAAGTGAATTACGACAAGAGCAAGCTGCGGGTATCGGTGACCATTTTTGGTCGTGCTACTCCGGTGGAGCTGGATTTCACGCAAGTCGAGAAGATCTGA
- the secE gene encoding preprotein translocase subunit SecE, with amino-acid sequence MGVRNPPGLPYTLALRGADKSFQAIMTSTDKAKLAASLLLVAAGLVAFYTLHSLPGVARGAIVLVTVLAALGLMATSDLGGRFRAYAHDSYKEARRVQWPTRKETLQMTGVVLVFVLLLAVFLSVVDWGLSKIVYSYLLNR; translated from the coding sequence TTGGGGGTTCGAAACCCTCCTGGCCTGCCATACACCCTAGCCTTACGGGGTGCTGACAAGAGCTTTCAAGCCATAATGACTTCGACTGACAAAGCCAAGCTGGCCGCATCCCTGCTGTTGGTTGCGGCTGGCCTTGTTGCGTTTTACACCCTGCACAGCCTCCCTGGCGTGGCGCGCGGGGCTATTGTTTTGGTAACGGTGCTTGCGGCACTGGGCCTGATGGCAACCAGCGATCTGGGTGGGCGCTTTCGTGCGTATGCTCATGATTCGTACAAGGAAGCCAGGCGCGTTCAGTGGCCAACCCGTAAGGAAACCCTGCAGATGACCGGCGTGGTGCTGGTGTTTGTGCTGCTGCTGGCGGTGTTCCTGTCAGTGGTGGACTGGGGTTTGTCCAAGATCGTTTATAGCTATTTGTTGAACAGGTAA
- the tuf gene encoding elongation factor Tu codes for MAKEKFTRTKPHVNVGTIGHVDHGKTTLTAAITTILSKKFGGEAKGYDQIDSAPEEKARGITINTAHVEYETEGRHYAHVDCPGHADYVKNMITGAAQMDGAILVCSAADGPMPQTREHILLARQVGVPYIIVYLNKADLVDDAELLELVEMEVRELLSKYDFPGDDTPIVTGSAKLALEGDQSEYGEPSIFKLAAALDSYIPEPERAIDGTFLMPVEDVFSISGRGTVVTGRVERGIIKVGEEVEIVGLKATIKTTCTGVEMFRKLLDQGQAGDNVGVLLRGTKREEVERGQVLAKPGSITPHTKFSAEIYVLSKDEGGRHTPFFNGYRPQFYFRTTDVTGAVELPEGTEMVMPGDNVSIKVALIAPIAMEDGLRFAIREGGRTVGAGVVAKIIE; via the coding sequence ATGGCTAAGGAAAAATTCACGCGGACCAAGCCGCACGTCAACGTAGGTACCATTGGTCACGTTGACCACGGCAAGACCACCCTGACTGCAGCGATCACCACCATTCTGTCGAAGAAGTTCGGTGGCGAAGCCAAGGGCTACGACCAGATCGACAGCGCGCCGGAAGAAAAGGCCCGCGGTATTACCATCAACACCGCACACGTCGAGTACGAAACCGAAGGCCGCCACTACGCACACGTGGACTGCCCGGGTCACGCCGACTACGTGAAGAACATGATTACCGGTGCCGCCCAGATGGACGGCGCCATCCTGGTGTGCTCCGCGGCAGACGGCCCGATGCCGCAAACCCGCGAACACATCCTGCTGGCCCGCCAGGTTGGCGTGCCGTACATCATCGTCTACCTGAACAAGGCAGACCTGGTGGACGACGCCGAACTGCTGGAACTGGTCGAAATGGAAGTGCGCGAGCTGCTGTCCAAGTACGATTTCCCGGGTGACGACACCCCGATCGTGACCGGCTCCGCCAAGCTGGCGCTGGAAGGCGACCAGTCCGAATACGGCGAACCGTCCATCTTCAAGCTGGCCGCCGCACTGGACAGCTACATCCCGGAACCGGAACGCGCCATCGACGGCACCTTCCTGATGCCGGTGGAAGACGTATTCTCCATCTCCGGTCGTGGTACCGTGGTGACCGGCCGTGTTGAACGCGGCATCATCAAGGTCGGCGAAGAAGTGGAAATCGTGGGTCTGAAGGCCACCATCAAGACCACCTGCACCGGCGTGGAAATGTTCCGCAAGCTGCTGGACCAAGGTCAGGCTGGTGACAACGTTGGCGTGCTGCTGCGCGGCACCAAGCGTGAAGAAGTCGAGCGCGGCCAAGTGCTGGCCAAGCCGGGTTCGATCACCCCGCACACCAAGTTCAGCGCCGAGATCTACGTGCTGAGCAAGGATGAAGGCGGCCGTCACACCCCGTTCTTCAACGGCTACCGTCCGCAGTTCTACTTCCGTACCACCGACGTGACCGGTGCGGTTGAGCTGCCGGAAGGCACCGAAATGGTGATGCCGGGCGACAACGTGTCGATCAAGGTAGCCCTGATCGCCCCGATCGCGATGGAAGACGGTCTGCGCTTCGCGATTCGCGAAGGTGGTCGCACGGTTGGCGCCGGTGTGGTTGCCAAGATCATCGAATAA